The window AGCCCTCTCACCGCTCTCTGACGGCGAGGGCGACACCAGGCTCAACAGGCGAGCTCGCTTCCACGATCCGCAGGACATTGCCTCTCGCCTTGCCCAGGCCCTCAAGGGCACCCACAGACCGGATGTAGCGCCGGTCATTGAGATCCTTCCCAGCCTGTCGCACGAGCAGGTCATGGAGCTCCGCGCCGAGTACAAGCAGATTGTAAAGACCGGCACGGACCGCAAGGGGGTCAACATTGCCAAGCACATCCGCGCCCGCTTCAAGGACGAGGATCCCCTCTTGATGAAGGCGTGCTATGCCGTTGCCTTGGGACAATGGGAGAGCGAGGCCTACTGGGCCAACTTCTGGTACCAGGGCGACAAGACGCGCCGAGAGCTGCTGATCGAGTCGCTCATGGGCCGGACAAACGACGAGATCCGCCGCATCAAGGACTCCTTCTCTGACAAGAAGTACGACAACAGCCTGAGCAAGTGCATGAAGACGGAGCTGAAGGAAGACAAGTTCAAAAAGGCCGTCTTGATGGTCCTGGAGGAGCGCCGCATGGAAGAGTACGACTATGAGGGCCGCAGACTGCCGCTTGACTACAAGCTCATTGATCAGGACGTCGAGGACCTGCACAAGGCCGTCAAGTCCGACAAGGGCGGAGAGACGCTGATGATTACCATTGTCGTGCAGCGCAGCGACGCCCACTTGCGCGCCGTCCTCAAGGAATATGAGCACCAATACCGCAGCAACTTTGCGCGCGACGCgctcaagaagagcaacaatcTTGTGGTATGTATCACTTTTGACAGTCctcgagagagaaaaaaaaagagaaaaaagcaaaaaaaaaaaaaaaaaaaaaaaaaaaaaaaaaaaaaaaagagtcagTGCTAACAAAGGCTTTTTTAAATCTAGGGCGAACTCCTCGCACACATCCTCAACGGCGTCATCAACCGCCCCGTCCGCGACGCCCTCCTCCTGCAGCAtgccatcaccgcctcccGCAAGGACTCGCTGCGCCGCGAACTGCTCATCTCGCGCCTCGTGCGCTTCCACTGGGACTCGTTCCACATGCAGGACGTCAAGAAGGCCTATCGCGAGCGCTACGGCCAGGACCTGCAGGACGCCGTGCGCGGCGCCACCAGCGGCGAATGGGGCATGTTCTGCCGCGAGCTGTGCATTGCGCGGATGCCCAACGAGATACGGCGGATGGACAATGCTCGATAGATTTTATGAAAAATCTGTTTTTATATAGTATTATCCATATACAGTATACATCCATAGATATATCCATAGATACCATGTCTTGGGGTGGGTGGTTGATGCCTACTTGTATGACAAAATGTTGGATTTGATTTggtattattttttttggaaaagtAACCAATATGGATTTTGAATGAAGCCTGGAAACCCGTTATTATACGCGACACGTCACCTATCGTGTGTCCTAATGAAGGAGGATGCAATAAATCTATTACCCAAGTATCCAAAACATATATATGCTTGTTTTATATTGGTACAAATCTATACGGTTGTCAAATCCATGCCTCTATTCGAGATATACACAGGCTATTTCTTTGAGCCCttgcctcctcttcctccctttCCTTGGCTTTTACCTCCACCTTTGCCCTTGCCACCACCAGAAGACCCCTTCTCCCCTCCACTCGCGCCAGCCAACATGACTCTCACCTTGCTGACCGGTATGGTGTTGACAATCTCCTCCGGCTTAAgggccttgatgagctcaatCTCCCTCGGCcacatcttctccttgtctcgTGCCGCCTCGTCAATGACGCCTTTCCTAGCAGAGTCGGTCTTGAGACGCTCCAGCACTTCCTTGACcgccttgcccttcttcacaGAGCCCGGTTGCATCTTGACCTTGTACTTGAACCGAACTAGGGCGTTCCACGGCGCACAGACGGGAATGACTTCGATGATTTCATCTCCCGCCAGCGGCGTGCCAACCAACGTGTCCAAATTGGTcgccttctcagcctcatcAGGCTCCAGCAAGTCGAGGCCTTCATTCATCATGGCGCGGCggatttcttcttgttctgcgacctctttttgcttccgCTCATGCTGGGCACGTCGGCGCTCCTTCATGGCTTCCATTTCAGCCTGCCGCTGGGCTTTCGCGGCCGCCTCTGCTTCGGCCCGCTGTCGTCCCACCGTGGCTCCTATCAAGGCTTCCGCTGTAATGcgatcctcctcatcctgATCTTTGTATTTCTGAGCAATCTTTTTcgcctttgctttttgtccACGTTTTTGGCTTCCTTTCTTGGTTGCCTCTGAGGTTTTTGTTGAATGTGAGGAGATTCTGCTAGGCGCCTCGGACACTTCCGTGGCAGGTTCAGAAGGCGCTACCTCGTCTCCTTCGCTAgcatgctcttcttcgtctgcatCTGCCTCGTCGTCTCCCTCTATTTGCTTGGCCTCACCGGCATCCACTGATGAAGGATCAGCCTCGGCGTTTGCAGGCCGATCCCTGATATCCACTGTTGAGAGCTTGTCAGCCGTGTCATCTATggcctcatcttcatttccagAGCCTTGAAGAGGATTTGCTCGTTTCTCATGGCTAGATGGGTTTTCGGAAAACTCGTCGTCTGAGATATCTGATTCATCAACCACTTCTGTATTTTGCggctcatcgtcatcagcggTTGCACCGCCTGCCGATATTGATGAGCTTTCGTCTTGTACTCGGTGCTTCAAATGCGAGCCTTTGCTCTGCTCACTAATTCTGAATGCAAATCCTAAACCGAGCAGGAGCTGAGTGGGGGGCAGAtaattcttctttccctcAATAATGAAGTTTCCAGCAGGCATGATTTCTCCTGTCGAAGCTGATTTGGATACTTGGTCTGTGTTGACCCACCAAGCACCCATGCCCGCCTTGGAATCCCAAGCCTCGGAAGAGCAGACTGACAGCGACCCTGCTTGGGAAAGAGTCGCAGGAGGAATAGGGGCATCTGGCGTGTTTGGGTTGTTTTTAATCACAATATTTGCCGCGCCACGTATATCAGCATGGCAGTAAATGTCACCTTTCCTCAGATATCTCCTGTAGAGTATTTCGCTCTGCTGAGGGTCTTTGCCCCCAAGGACTAAATACCCATCAGAGGAGATGAACCAAAGAAACTTTTCAAACCACA is drawn from Trichoderma atroviride chromosome 7, complete sequence and contains these coding sequences:
- a CDS encoding uncharacterized protein (EggNog:ENOG41~antiSMASH:Cluster_7.2), whose product is MDHPGATISLASITNPRARSRSRDGRFIEEPKPQRPASARGSGGYLPYPEDDKLIHLPQKYSRTEDSLAYGQSPSRGHHSSKSQDYGSELRKHSDSDRESRSHRRSHTLTVDVDPRDRSRSRDRSRSRDGRSGRDRSPQPPTGRMSSLTVNTGPRQASLSLAAAPASPLLESYHGTYQNCSPMPSPLLLASRHPGDLPRGAEALSPLSDGEGDTRLNRRARFHDPQDIASRLAQALKGTHRPDVAPVIEILPSLSHEQVMELRAEYKQIVKTGTDRKGVNIAKHIRARFKDEDPLLMKACYAVALGQWESEAYWANFWYQGDKTRRELLIESLMGRTNDEIRRIKDSFSDKKYDNSLSKCMKTELKEDKFKKAVLMVLEERRMEEYDYEGRRLPLDYKLIDQDVEDLHKAVKSDKGGETLMITIVVQRSDAHLRAVLKEYEHQYRSNFARDALKKSNNLVGELLAHILNGVINRPVRDALLLQHAITASRKDSLRRELLISRLVRFHWDSFHMQDVKKAYRERYGQDLQDAVRGATSGEWGMFCRELCIARMPNEIRRMDNAR
- a CDS encoding uncharacterized protein (EggNog:ENOG41~antiSMASH:Cluster_7.2); translation: MFLEFFASGNIILTDADLKILAISRNVGEGEGQEAQQVGLQYSLENRQNYGGIPALTKERIRDALKTAAEKAEANEGANTFSEKKAKGKSGGDLRKALAVSITELPPTLVENILQANSFDVTAKLADVIDNESLLDALVRYLSEARDIVENITASATCTGYIFAKKKATSSSGLVEGNASQKREGLLYDDFHPFIPHKFKKDSSFEILEFEGYNRTVDEFFSSLEGQKLESRLTGREEAAKKKLEDARHEQGKRIQGLQDAQAMNLRKAAAIEANVERVQEAMDAVNGLIAQGMDWIDIGKLIEREKKRQNPVAETINLPLKLSENTITLLLAEEEFDEDEDEAQEANPYETDESDSEEGLSEANATKDTKPAKLLTVDIVLNVSPWSNAREYYEQRRSAAIKEEKTQQQATKALKSTEHKIAEDLKKGLKQEKALLQPIRKQLWFEKFLWFISSDGYLVLGGKDPQQSEILYRRYLRKGDIYCHADIRGAANIVIKNNPNTPDAPIPPATLSQAGSLSVCSSEAWDSKAGMGAWWVNTDQVSKSASTGEIMPAGNFIIEGKKNYLPPTQLLLGLGFAFRISEQSKGSHLKHRVQDESSSISAGGATADDDEPQNTEVVDESDISDDEFSENPSSHEKRANPLQGSGNEDEAIDDTADKLSTVDIRDRPANAEADPSSVDAGEAKQIEGDDEADADEEEHASEGDEVAPSEPATEVSEAPSRISSHSTKTSEATKKGSQKRGQKAKAKKIAQKYKDQDEEDRITAEALIGATVGRQRAEAEAAAKAQRQAEMEAMKERRRAQHERKQKEVAEQEEIRRAMMNEGLDLLEPDEAEKATNLDTLVGTPLAGDEIIEVIPVCAPWNALVRFKYKVKMQPGSVKKGKAVKEVLERLKTDSARKGVIDEAARDKEKMWPREIELIKALKPEEIVNTIPVSKVRVMLAGASGGEKGSSGGGKGKGGGKSQGKGGRGGKGSKK